From the genome of Sphingomonas sp. HMP6, one region includes:
- a CDS encoding glycine--tRNA ligase subunit alpha has translation MILRLHSYWSDHGCLILQPYDMEMGAGTFHTATTLRALGPKPWNAAFVQPCRRPTDGRYGENPNRLQHYYQYQVILKPSPPNLQELYLGSLAAIGIDPLLHDIRFVEDDWESPTLGAWGLGWEVWCDGMEVTQFTYFQQMGGFDMKPVAGELTYGLERLALYIQNKDSVYDLAFNDAGVTYGEVFHENEVEMSTWNFEIADTDSLFDQFRKHVAECENCLEAKLPIPAYEQAIKASHVFNLLQARGVISVAERQAYMGRVRDLAKGSCQAWMDRNGWAA, from the coding sequence ATGATCCTCCGGCTCCACAGCTATTGGAGCGATCATGGCTGCCTGATCCTCCAGCCCTATGACATGGAGATGGGGGCGGGGACGTTTCACACCGCGACGACGCTGCGCGCGCTCGGCCCCAAGCCGTGGAACGCCGCCTTCGTCCAGCCGTGCCGCCGCCCGACCGACGGGCGTTACGGCGAGAATCCCAACCGGCTGCAGCATTATTATCAATATCAGGTGATCCTGAAGCCTTCGCCGCCGAACTTGCAGGAATTGTACCTCGGCAGCCTCGCCGCGATCGGCATCGATCCGCTGCTTCACGACATCCGCTTCGTCGAGGATGATTGGGAATCGCCGACGCTCGGCGCGTGGGGGCTCGGCTGGGAAGTGTGGTGCGACGGCATGGAGGTGACGCAGTTCACCTATTTCCAGCAAATGGGCGGTTTCGACATGAAACCCGTCGCGGGGGAACTCACCTACGGCCTCGAACGCCTCGCGCTCTACATCCAGAACAAGGACAGCGTGTACGATCTCGCGTTCAACGATGCGGGCGTGACGTACGGCGAGGTGTTCCACGAGAATGAGGTCGAGATGTCGACCTGGAATTTCGAAATCGCCGACACCGACAGCCTGTTCGACCAATTCCGCAAACACGTGGCCGAATGCGAGAATTGCCTGGAGGCCAAGCTGCCGATCCCGGCGTATGAGCAAGCGATCAAGGCCAGCCACGTCTTCAACCTGCTGCAAGCACGCGGCGTCATCTCGGTCGCCGAACGCCAGGCCTACATGGGCCGCGTCCGCGATCTCGCGAAGGGCAGTTGCCAGGCCTGGATGGACCGCAACGGGTGGGCGGCATGA
- a CDS encoding type II secretion system F family protein, with translation MTNAPTGPVILGVDVYTVATLLAGVAAFMVLLAIYAATTARDPMTKRVKALNDRREQLKAGITASTKRRAKLVTKNETTDRIKALLSGMKVLQDSQVKAAQIKLMQAGIRSKEYAVAVIFGRLVIPLTWGVFVLYLVYGTEMFADWTPFKAYGLVAVNFILSYKAPDLYLNNKITKRSKEIQKGLPDALDLLVICAEAGLTVDAAFNRVARELGKAYPELGDEFTLTAIELGFLSERRQAFENLAQRVKLDAVKGVVTTMVQTEKYGTPLASALRVLSGEFRNERMMRAEEKAARLPAIMTIPLILFILPTLFVVILGPAACSISDAFKDGV, from the coding sequence ATGACCAACGCCCCCACCGGACCCGTCATCCTCGGCGTCGACGTCTATACGGTCGCAACCTTGCTCGCCGGGGTCGCCGCCTTCATGGTGCTGCTGGCAATATACGCCGCGACGACCGCGCGCGACCCGATGACCAAGCGTGTCAAGGCGCTGAACGACCGGCGCGAACAGCTCAAGGCGGGCATCACCGCCTCGACCAAGCGTCGCGCCAAGCTCGTTACCAAGAACGAGACGACCGACCGGATCAAGGCGCTGCTCTCCGGCATGAAGGTGTTGCAGGACAGCCAGGTCAAGGCGGCGCAGATCAAGCTGATGCAGGCCGGTATCCGGTCGAAGGAATATGCCGTCGCGGTCATTTTCGGTCGGCTCGTCATTCCGCTGACTTGGGGCGTGTTCGTCCTGTATCTGGTCTATGGGACCGAGATGTTCGCCGATTGGACGCCGTTCAAGGCGTACGGCCTCGTCGCGGTGAACTTCATCCTGTCGTACAAGGCACCCGACCTCTATCTCAACAACAAGATCACCAAGCGCAGCAAGGAAATCCAGAAGGGGCTGCCCGATGCGCTCGATTTGCTGGTGATCTGTGCCGAAGCGGGACTGACCGTCGACGCCGCCTTCAATCGCGTGGCGCGTGAGTTGGGCAAAGCCTACCCCGAACTCGGCGACGAATTCACGCTCACCGCGATCGAACTCGGCTTCCTGTCCGAACGGCGGCAAGCGTTCGAGAATCTGGCGCAGCGCGTGAAGCTGGACGCCGTGAAGGGCGTCGTCACAACGATGGTCCAGACCGAAAAGTACGGCACACCGCTCGCTTCGGCGCTGCGCGTGTTGTCCGGCGAGTTCCGCAACGAGCGCATGATGCGCGCCGAGGAAAAGGCCGCGCGCCTGCCCGCAATCATGACGATCCCGTTGATCTTGTTCATCCTGCCGACGCTGTTCGTCGTCATTCTCGGGCCAGCCGCTTGCTCGATTTCGGATGCCTTTAAGGACGGCGTCTAA
- the glyS gene encoding glycine--tRNA ligase subunit beta: protein MTDFLLELRSEEIPARMQDRAREDLAKLFAAELAKAGLAASDLVTYATPRRLALIARGLPAETAAVSEETKGPKASAPPQALEGFLRKTGLTRDQLVERDGVLFAVIDKPGRATADVLAEAIPAIIRAFPWPKAMRWGAQSTTMESLRWVRPLQGIVALFGDEIVPCEIAGIVSGAATVGHRFHHPGIITIGNADDYVEKLRACHVIVDQAERRQIIALGATMAARKAGLELVQDEGLLTENAGLTEFPVPLLGRFDAAFLDVPPEVIQLTARVNQKYFVCRDAAGALANAFVCTANIDASDGGAKIVEGNRKVLAARLSDAKFFYDTDLKVPLEEQAKKLDRIVFHEKLGTVADKVDRVAKLARWLVEEGIVSSAPSPLRGEGRGEGDASTGVPLDNPVQPLSPTLSPEGEREKLANQAERAARLCKADLVTGMVGEFPELQGLMGGYYAAAQGEDPQVAAAIRDHYKPVGQGDAVPTDPVTVAVSLADKLDTLMCFFAIGEKSTGSKDPFALRRASLAIIRLVLDNQLRFSLDDTLETMTDVIASGQRDDGRQDFRAELDRLLLNEIATGDAGLVWFFADRLKVQQREAGVRHDLIDAVFALGGEDDLVRLLARVHALQAFIGTEDGTNLLAGYKRAANILKKEGFGASSSPSPLRGEGRGEGQSQTPSSVSAPLPSPLPGGEREQKTLSYTPEPAEAALATALDSAEPAAAAAIEAEDFERAMAALASLRAPIDQFFETVIVNDPDAAKRAARLALLDRVRAAVHSVADFSKIEG, encoded by the coding sequence ATGACCGACTTCCTTCTCGAACTTCGCTCCGAAGAAATCCCCGCGCGGATGCAGGATCGTGCGCGCGAGGATCTCGCCAAGCTGTTCGCCGCCGAGCTCGCCAAGGCCGGCCTCGCTGCGAGCGACCTCGTCACCTACGCGACCCCGCGCCGTCTCGCGCTGATCGCACGCGGGCTGCCCGCCGAAACCGCCGCCGTGTCGGAGGAAACCAAGGGCCCCAAGGCGAGCGCGCCGCCGCAAGCGCTCGAAGGCTTCCTGCGCAAGACCGGCCTGACGCGCGATCAATTGGTCGAGCGGGACGGCGTGCTCTTCGCGGTGATCGACAAACCCGGCCGCGCCACCGCCGACGTGCTGGCCGAGGCGATCCCCGCGATCATCCGCGCCTTCCCCTGGCCCAAGGCGATGCGCTGGGGCGCCCAATCCACCACGATGGAATCGCTGCGCTGGGTTCGTCCGTTGCAGGGCATCGTCGCCTTGTTCGGTGACGAGATCGTCCCCTGCGAGATCGCCGGCATCGTCAGCGGAGCAGCCACCGTCGGCCACCGGTTCCACCATCCCGGCATCATCACGATCGGTAACGCCGACGATTACGTCGAGAAACTCCGTGCCTGCCACGTCATCGTCGATCAGGCCGAACGCCGCCAGATCATCGCGCTCGGCGCAACGATGGCCGCGCGCAAGGCCGGGCTCGAACTCGTGCAGGACGAGGGGTTGCTGACCGAGAATGCCGGCCTCACCGAATTCCCCGTGCCGCTGCTCGGGCGCTTCGATGCGGCGTTCCTCGACGTGCCGCCCGAAGTCATCCAGCTCACCGCGCGGGTGAACCAGAAGTATTTCGTGTGCCGCGATGCCGCGGGCGCCCTGGCCAACGCCTTCGTCTGCACCGCCAATATCGATGCGAGCGATGGCGGCGCGAAGATCGTCGAGGGCAACCGCAAGGTCCTCGCCGCGCGGCTTTCGGACGCGAAATTCTTCTACGACACCGATTTGAAGGTGCCGCTGGAGGAGCAAGCCAAGAAGCTCGACCGGATCGTGTTTCACGAAAAGCTCGGCACGGTGGCGGACAAGGTCGACCGGGTGGCGAAACTCGCGCGGTGGCTGGTTGAGGAGGGGATTGTCTCTTCTGCTCCCTCTCCCCTCCGGGGAGAGGGCCGGGGAGAGGGGGACGCTTCAACCGGCGTTCCGCTCGATAACCCAGTACAGCCCCTCTCCCCGACCCTCTCCCCTGAAGGGGAGAGGGAGAAGTTGGCCAACCAAGCCGAACGCGCAGCCCGCCTGTGCAAGGCCGATCTCGTCACCGGCATGGTCGGCGAATTCCCCGAGCTGCAGGGCCTGATGGGCGGCTATTACGCCGCCGCGCAAGGCGAAGACCCCCAGGTCGCCGCCGCGATCCGCGATCACTACAAGCCGGTCGGGCAGGGCGACGCCGTGCCGACCGATCCGGTAACGGTGGCGGTGAGTTTGGCCGATAAGCTGGATACGCTGATGTGCTTCTTCGCGATCGGCGAAAAATCGACCGGCTCAAAAGATCCCTTTGCGCTTCGGCGTGCATCGCTCGCCATCATTCGCCTCGTGCTCGACAATCAGTTGCGCTTTAGTCTCGACGATACGCTCGAGACGATGACAGATGTGATCGCGTCAGGTCAGCGCGACGATGGGCGGCAGGATTTTCGAGCCGAGCTTGATCGGCTGCTGTTGAATGAGATCGCGACTGGTGACGCGGGGCTGGTTTGGTTCTTCGCCGACCGCCTCAAAGTCCAGCAACGCGAAGCCGGCGTCCGCCACGACCTGATCGACGCGGTGTTCGCGCTCGGGGGGGAGGACGATCTCGTCCGCTTGCTCGCCCGCGTGCATGCGTTGCAGGCGTTCATCGGGACCGAGGACGGCACGAACTTGCTCGCCGGGTATAAGCGCGCGGCGAATATCTTGAAGAAGGAGGGGTTTGGCGCTTCTTCTTCTCCTTCTCCCCTTCGGGGAGAGGGTCGGGGAGAGGGGCAGTCCCAAACGCCGTCCTCCGTTTCGGCCCCTCTCCCCAGCCCTCTCCCCGGAGGGGAGAGGGAGCAAAAAACGCTGTCCTACACGCCCGAACCAGCAGAAGCTGCGCTCGCCACCGCGCTCGACTCAGCCGAACCCGCCGCTGCCGCCGCGATCGAAGCCGAGGATTTCGAACGCGCAATGGCGGCACTCGCAAGCTTGCGCGCGCCGATCGACCAGTTCTTTGAAACCGTGATCGTCAATGACCCCGACGCCGCCAAGCGCGCCGCGCGGCTCGCCTTGCTCGATCGCGTCCGTGCCGCCGTCCACAGCGTCGCCGATTTCTCGAAGATCGAGGGTTAG
- the ppdK gene encoding pyruvate, phosphate dikinase, which produces MTHYVYRFGGGVSDGGRGDRNLLGGKGANLAEMASIGLPVPPGFTISTDFCAVYYDEGGQFPQSLRDEVATGIAHIEGITGKVFGDAADPLLVSVRSGARASMPGMMDTVLNLGLNDATVEGLAATSGDARFAWDSYRRFIQMYSDVVLELDHAAFEDALEIAKEDNGYFLDTDLTAADLQKLVAEYKRLVEAEWGKPFPQDVHDQLWGAVGAVFGSWQSERAKVYRRLNDIPASWGTAVNIQAMVFGNMGDTSATGVAFTRDPAIGTKAYYGEFLINAQGEDVVAGIRTPQYLTTAARAAAGAKPLSMEEAMPVVFTQLAQVFDLLETHYRDMQDIEFTVQQGKLWMLQTRSGKRTAKAALKIAVDMAEEGLITRDEAVARVDPQALDQLLHPTLDPKAVRDVLTKGLPASPGAASGFAVFDSDTAEKRAAAGDSVILIRTETSPEDIHGMHAARGILTARGGMTSHAAVVARGMGRPCVSGAGSISIDAKAGVMRVGAREIKAGDMVTIDGTTGEVMAGEVPTVQPELSGDFAALMVWADGARRLKVRANAETPLDAKVAREFGAEGIGLCRTEHMFFDAERITNVRQMILAEDEAGRRVALEKLLPEQRSDFVQLFEVMAGLPVTIRLLDPPLHEFLPHEESEFADVAAAAGIAVDVLKRRAQELHEFNPMLGHRGCRLGVTYPEIYEMQARAIFEAAVLVAQKSGAAPIPEVMIPLVGTRRELELMKIVVDKAAQAVFADTGTTLEYLVGTMIELPRACLMAGEIAEIGEFFSFGTNDLTQTTLGVSRDDAARFLTTYVERGIYARDPFVSLDVEGVGQLIEMAAERGRAARPGIKLGICGEHGGDPASIAFCEGAGLDYVSASPYRVPIARLAAAQAALAARK; this is translated from the coding sequence ATGACACACTATGTCTATCGCTTCGGCGGCGGCGTTTCGGATGGCGGGCGCGGGGACCGCAACCTCCTCGGCGGCAAGGGCGCGAACCTTGCGGAGATGGCGTCGATAGGCCTTCCGGTGCCCCCCGGCTTCACCATCTCGACCGACTTCTGCGCCGTCTATTATGACGAAGGCGGGCAATTCCCGCAGAGCCTGCGCGACGAAGTCGCCACCGGCATCGCGCATATCGAAGGCATCACCGGCAAGGTCTTCGGCGATGCCGCCGATCCGCTGCTCGTTTCGGTCCGCAGCGGTGCACGCGCCTCGATGCCCGGCATGATGGACACCGTCCTCAACCTCGGCCTCAACGATGCGACGGTCGAGGGCTTGGCTGCCACCAGCGGCGACGCGCGCTTCGCGTGGGACAGCTATCGCCGCTTCATCCAGATGTACTCGGACGTGGTGCTCGAACTCGACCATGCCGCGTTCGAGGATGCGCTGGAAATCGCCAAGGAGGACAATGGCTATTTCCTCGACACCGATCTGACCGCCGCCGACCTGCAGAAGCTCGTCGCCGAATATAAGCGCCTGGTCGAGGCGGAATGGGGCAAGCCTTTTCCGCAGGATGTGCATGACCAGCTCTGGGGTGCAGTCGGCGCGGTGTTCGGATCGTGGCAGTCGGAGCGCGCCAAGGTCTATCGCCGCCTCAACGACATCCCCGCAAGCTGGGGCACTGCCGTCAATATCCAGGCGATGGTGTTCGGCAATATGGGCGACACCTCGGCAACGGGCGTCGCCTTCACGCGCGATCCGGCGATCGGGACCAAGGCCTATTATGGCGAATTCCTGATCAACGCACAGGGCGAGGATGTCGTCGCCGGCATCCGCACCCCGCAATATCTCACCACCGCCGCGCGCGCGGCGGCCGGGGCCAAGCCGCTCTCGATGGAAGAGGCGATGCCGGTGGTATTCACCCAACTCGCGCAAGTTTTCGACCTGCTCGAGACGCACTATCGCGACATGCAGGACATCGAATTCACCGTGCAGCAGGGCAAGCTCTGGATGCTGCAGACCCGATCGGGCAAGCGCACCGCCAAGGCCGCGCTGAAGATCGCGGTCGACATGGCCGAGGAAGGGCTCATCACCCGCGACGAGGCGGTCGCGCGCGTCGATCCGCAAGCGCTCGATCAATTGCTCCACCCGACACTCGACCCCAAGGCAGTGCGCGACGTGCTGACCAAGGGCCTGCCTGCCTCGCCAGGTGCTGCGAGCGGGTTCGCGGTGTTCGACAGCGATACCGCCGAGAAGCGCGCTGCGGCGGGGGATTCGGTGATCCTGATCCGCACCGAAACTTCGCCGGAGGACATCCACGGCATGCACGCGGCGCGCGGCATCCTCACCGCACGCGGCGGCATGACCAGCCACGCGGCGGTGGTCGCGCGCGGCATGGGGCGCCCGTGCGTCTCGGGCGCGGGCAGCATCTCGATCGATGCCAAGGCGGGCGTGATGCGCGTCGGTGCCCGAGAGATCAAAGCAGGCGACATGGTCACGATCGACGGCACCACCGGCGAAGTGATGGCGGGCGAAGTGCCGACCGTGCAGCCCGAACTCTCGGGCGATTTCGCCGCGCTGATGGTCTGGGCCGATGGCGCGCGCCGCCTCAAGGTCCGCGCCAATGCCGAAACGCCCTTGGACGCCAAGGTCGCGCGCGAATTCGGCGCCGAGGGCATCGGCCTGTGCCGCACCGAACACATGTTCTTCGATGCCGAGCGCATCACCAACGTCCGCCAGATGATCCTGGCCGAGGATGAAGCCGGTCGGCGGGTGGCGCTCGAAAAGCTGCTGCCCGAACAGCGCAGCGATTTCGTGCAATTGTTCGAAGTGATGGCGGGCCTGCCGGTCACGATCCGCCTGCTCGATCCGCCCTTGCACGAATTCCTGCCGCACGAGGAAAGCGAGTTCGCCGATGTCGCGGCAGCGGCGGGGATCGCGGTCGACGTGCTCAAGCGCCGTGCGCAGGAATTGCACGAATTCAACCCGATGCTGGGCCATCGCGGGTGCCGCCTGGGCGTAACCTATCCCGAAATCTACGAAATGCAGGCTAGAGCGATCTTCGAGGCGGCGGTTCTCGTCGCGCAGAAATCGGGCGCGGCGCCGATCCCCGAAGTGATGATCCCGCTCGTCGGCACGCGCCGCGAACTGGAGCTGATGAAGATCGTGGTCGACAAGGCCGCGCAGGCCGTCTTCGCCGATACCGGCACCACGCTAGAGTACCTCGTCGGCACGATGATCGAGCTGCCGCGTGCCTGCCTGATGGCGGGTGAGATCGCCGAGATCGGTGAGTTCTTCAGCTTCGGCACCAACGATTTGACGCAGACCACGCTCGGCGTCAGCCGCGACGATGCGGCGCGCTTCCTGACGACCTATGTCGAGCGCGGTATCTACGCGCGCGATCCGTTCGTCAGCCTCGATGTCGAGGGCGTCGGGCAATTGATCGAAATGGCGGCGGAGCGGGGCAGGGCGGCGCGGCCCGGCATCAAGCTCGGCATTTGCGGGGAACATGGCGGCGACCCAGCGAGCATCGCGTTCTGCGAAGGCGCGGGCCTCGATTACGTATCGGCCTCGCCCTACCGCGTGCCGATCGCGCGGCTTGCGGCGGCGCAAGCGGCGCTTGCGGCACGGAAGTGA
- a CDS encoding DUF1254 domain-containing protein encodes MARWTGPVLLGLIVAGATCYAGLVFTPDVLMGAAIRRVSEGGFGRFSHVPLADASSRRIVRPSPDLAYSSCPYDVSKAPLLIDAVPVAAPYWSLSIFDSRTDTAFVRNGGQAQGKPFRVAVAREGQAVPAGYQAVRVRGARGIALVRILVADRATFPALDRARRATVCRAG; translated from the coding sequence ATGGCGCGCTGGACCGGCCCTGTCCTGCTCGGCCTGATCGTGGCGGGCGCGACCTGCTATGCCGGGTTGGTCTTCACGCCCGACGTGCTGATGGGCGCGGCGATCCGGCGTGTGTCGGAGGGCGGCTTCGGCCGCTTCAGTCACGTTCCGCTCGCCGATGCGAGCAGCCGCCGGATCGTCCGGCCCAGCCCCGATCTGGCCTATTCGTCCTGCCCGTATGACGTGTCGAAGGCGCCGCTGCTGATCGACGCGGTGCCGGTGGCGGCGCCCTATTGGTCGCTGTCGATCTTCGATTCGCGGACGGACACCGCCTTCGTCCGCAATGGCGGGCAAGCGCAGGGCAAGCCGTTCCGCGTCGCCGTTGCGCGGGAAGGGCAGGCGGTTCCGGCGGGGTATCAGGCGGTCCGCGTGCGAGGTGCGCGGGGCATTGCGCTGGTGCGGATCCTCGTGGCCGATCGCGCAACTTTCCCCGCGCTCGACCGCGCGCGCCGCGCCACGGTATGCCGCGCTGGCTAA
- a CDS encoding DUF1214 domain-containing protein: MKRWARYLIGALAGAAVGLGGAVWLVRNAALGNNVAIGPWATGRSFGSASADPYTRAVVAVKGLLALPAQEARYYTAATDSDGAPLDGRCRYLILGGELPAAWWSMTAYDPAGYLIANPANRFSVASNAFQSGGRGGWSIRLAPTQQPGAWLPSGGVPRLELTLRTYLPTDGGAGNPSVDVLPRIMREGC, translated from the coding sequence GTGAAACGCTGGGCGCGCTATTTGATCGGCGCGCTTGCCGGGGCGGCAGTCGGGCTTGGCGGGGCGGTCTGGCTTGTCCGCAACGCCGCCCTCGGCAACAATGTCGCGATCGGCCCCTGGGCCACGGGCCGCAGCTTCGGCTCGGCCAGCGCCGATCCGTACACCCGCGCCGTGGTGGCGGTGAAGGGTCTGCTCGCGCTCCCGGCGCAGGAGGCGCGCTATTACACCGCCGCCACCGACAGTGACGGCGCGCCGCTCGACGGGCGCTGCCGCTATCTGATCCTTGGCGGCGAACTGCCCGCCGCATGGTGGAGCATGACCGCCTATGATCCGGCGGGTTATCTCATCGCGAACCCCGCCAACCGTTTTTCGGTGGCAAGCAACGCCTTCCAAAGCGGCGGGCGCGGCGGCTGGTCGATCCGGCTCGCCCCGACGCAGCAGCCCGGCGCGTGGCTGCCGAGCGGCGGGGTGCCGCGGCTCGAACTAACGCTGCGCACCTATCTGCCGACCGACGGCGGGGCGGGCAATCCGAGCGTGGACGTCCTGCCGCGCATCATGCGGGAGGGATGCTGA
- a CDS encoding AAA family ATPase yields the protein MNAPFNPGRIGLRDPFTAFVCDETTAETLRPIAVEMGWAPEKVNKGGLRNAVQSLSVSASPQILFVDLSESGDPLNDINALAEVCEPGTVVIAAGQVNDVRLYRDLVVSGIQDYLLKPLNPDMLREAFTNAQTMLNAPKAVEAGTERPHISTAFIGARGGVGASTLATSVAWVLSEKGARTTALLDLDVHFGTGALSLDLEPGRGLTDAIENPSRIDGLFIERAMVKSSERLSVLSAEAPINSPVLTDGAAFYQLQEEMRAAFECTVVDLPRGMLVQHPHLMTDIQVAVIVTELTLAAARDTIRLLSWMKSNAPQTQVVVVANRVQPVAVLEISRKDFEGSIERRIDFLIPFDQKLAAQSAKLGKPFAEAGKGNKTILPIVDLATKLMAVGDSAESIDSVSANAGKKKPVGKGTSLMGKFDFKSMISRPAKKK from the coding sequence ATGAACGCACCCTTCAATCCGGGGCGGATCGGCCTGCGCGACCCCTTTACGGCCTTTGTCTGCGACGAAACCACCGCGGAAACGCTGCGCCCGATCGCCGTCGAAATGGGCTGGGCACCGGAAAAGGTGAACAAGGGTGGCTTGCGCAATGCCGTGCAATCGCTCTCGGTCTCCGCTTCGCCGCAGATCCTGTTCGTCGATCTGTCGGAGAGCGGCGATCCGCTGAACGACATCAACGCCCTGGCCGAAGTGTGCGAGCCGGGCACGGTCGTGATCGCGGCCGGCCAGGTCAACGACGTGCGGCTGTACCGCGATCTCGTCGTGAGCGGCATTCAGGATTATCTGCTCAAGCCACTCAACCCCGACATGCTGCGCGAAGCCTTTACCAATGCGCAGACGATGCTCAACGCGCCCAAGGCGGTCGAGGCCGGGACCGAACGTCCGCACATCTCCACCGCCTTCATCGGCGCGCGCGGCGGGGTCGGGGCATCGACGCTCGCGACCTCGGTCGCATGGGTGCTGAGCGAAAAGGGCGCGCGGACGACCGCCCTGCTCGATCTCGACGTGCATTTCGGGACGGGTGCGCTGTCGCTCGATCTCGAACCCGGCCGCGGGTTGACCGATGCGATCGAGAATCCGAGCCGCATCGACGGGCTGTTCATCGAGCGCGCGATGGTAAAATCGAGCGAGCGGCTGTCGGTCCTGTCGGCAGAAGCGCCGATCAACTCGCCAGTGCTGACGGATGGTGCGGCCTTCTACCAATTGCAGGAGGAAATGCGCGCCGCGTTCGAATGCACCGTGGTCGATCTGCCCCGCGGGATGTTGGTGCAGCACCCGCATCTGATGACCGATATTCAGGTTGCTGTGATCGTAACCGAGCTGACGCTCGCCGCCGCGCGCGACACCATCCGGCTGCTGTCGTGGATGAAATCGAACGCACCACAGACGCAAGTCGTGGTCGTCGCCAATCGCGTCCAGCCGGTCGCCGTGCTCGAGATCAGCCGCAAGGATTTCGAAGGGTCGATCGAACGCCGAATCGATTTCCTGATTCCTTTCGATCAGAAGCTCGCCGCGCAGTCGGCCAAGCTCGGCAAACCGTTCGCGGAGGCCGGTAAAGGCAACAAGACGATCCTCCCGATCGTCGATCTGGCCACCAAATTGATGGCGGTCGGCGATTCGGCGGAGTCGATCGACAGTGTCAGCGCGAACGCCGGGAAGAAGAAGCCGGTCGGCAAAGGCACGTCGCTGATGGGCAAATTCGACTTCAAGTCGATGATTTCACGCCCCGCCAAAAAGAAATGA
- a CDS encoding helix-turn-helix transcriptional regulator, with amino-acid sequence MKNRLKVLRAERDWSQAELGGRLGVSRQAVNAIETGKYDPSLPLAFKLARLFEMPIEEIFDDETGTGHAQ; translated from the coding sequence GTGAAGAACCGGCTGAAAGTGCTGCGCGCCGAGCGCGACTGGAGCCAGGCCGAGCTCGGCGGGCGGCTGGGCGTGTCGCGGCAAGCGGTCAACGCAATCGAGACGGGCAAATACGATCCGTCGCTCCCGCTGGCGTTCAAGCTGGCGCGGCTGTTCGAGATGCCGATCGAGGAGATTTTCGATGACGAGACTGGAACCGGCCATGCCCAATAA
- a CDS encoding type II secretion system F family protein, which translates to MELIPVLSLGAGALIVLALLAVAFSGPNAARASTRRMGAVRARHNESANALVDAQMKRIAAARSNKMDAAAMRFLPRPALLKKRLAMTGKPWTVGQYGIATLGIVTIVTLLLIFAGLPIVLALLVGVVVGAGVPHMAVGYFIKRRIAQFTAKFPDAIELLVRGLRSGLPITETIGVVGAELDGPVGVEFKAITDKMKIGRSMDAALQETADRLGTPEFQFFVITCAIQRETGGNLAETLANLATVLRMRGQMKLKIKAMSSESKASAYIIGSLPFIVFGMIWMINGSYMQTFFTDQRLMVLGGGGLLWMGLGAFIMSRMINFEI; encoded by the coding sequence GTGGAACTGATACCGGTCCTTTCGCTGGGTGCAGGTGCGTTGATCGTGCTGGCACTGCTCGCCGTCGCGTTCAGCGGCCCCAACGCCGCGCGGGCTAGCACGCGCCGGATGGGCGCAGTGCGCGCGCGTCACAACGAATCGGCCAACGCGCTGGTCGATGCGCAAATGAAGCGAATCGCCGCCGCCCGCAGCAACAAGATGGACGCCGCAGCGATGCGCTTCTTGCCGCGCCCCGCGCTGCTGAAAAAGCGCTTGGCGATGACCGGCAAGCCTTGGACCGTCGGCCAATATGGCATAGCGACGCTCGGCATCGTCACGATCGTCACGCTCCTGCTGATCTTTGCTGGCCTGCCGATCGTTCTGGCGCTGCTGGTCGGCGTGGTGGTCGGGGCGGGCGTGCCACACATGGCGGTCGGTTACTTCATCAAACGCCGCATCGCGCAATTCACCGCGAAATTCCCGGATGCGATCGAATTGCTGGTGCGCGGGCTGCGCTCAGGCCTGCCGATCACCGAGACGATCGGCGTCGTGGGGGCAGAGCTCGACGGGCCGGTCGGCGTCGAATTCAAGGCGATCACCGACAAGATGAAAATTGGCCGCTCGATGGATGCAGCCCTTCAGGAAACAGCCGACCGGCTCGGCACGCCTGAATTCCAATTCTTCGTCATCACCTGCGCGATCCAGCGCGAGACCGGCGGCAACCTTGCCGAAACGCTCGCCAACCTCGCCACGGTGCTCCGCATGCGTGGGCAGATGAAGCTGAAGATCAAGGCGATGTCGTCCGAATCCAAGGCGTCGGCATACATCATCGGATCGCTGCCGTTCATCGTGTTCGGCATGATCTGGATGATCAATGGCAGCTATATGCAGACCTTCTTTACCGACCAGCGGCTAATGGTGCTGGGCGGCGGCGGGCTGCTGTGGATGGGCCTCGGCGCATTCATCATGAGCCGCATGATCAATTTCGAGATTTGA